A single genomic interval of Vulpes vulpes isolate BD-2025 chromosome 3, VulVul3, whole genome shotgun sequence harbors:
- the ZNF48 gene encoding zinc finger protein 48 isoform X2, translated as MERAVEPWGPDLQGAEEREQLRSARTGIGSENVEISQPDEFEHTPQEDDLGFKEEEDLAPGHEVGNASLKPEGIQTWDDLWVQREVPGKPQARDGGPRLLGEPRWGQASDRAAVCGECGKSFRQMSDLVKHQRTHTGEKPYKCAVCGKGFGDSSARIKHQRTHSGEKPYRARPPAQGPPKIPRSRIPAGERPTICGECGKSFRQSSDLVKHQRTHTGEKPYKCGICGKGFGDSSARIKHQRTHRGEQPPRPVVPRQQPSRAATAATQGPKAQDKPYICTDCGKRFVLSCSLLSHQRSHLGPKPFGCDVCGKEFARGSDLVKHLRVHTGEKPYLCPECGKGFADSSARVKHLRTHSGERPHACPECDRTFSLSSTLLRHRLTHMEPQDFSFPGYPLAPLIPSPPPSSSPPPPPLGTSPPLTPRSPSHSGDGPFGLPGLEPEPGGPQAGEPPPPLEGDKPHKCPECGKGFRRSSDLVKHHRVHTGEKPYLCPECGKGFADSSARVKHLRTHRGERARPPPPSTLLRPHNPPGPASTAPRPRVRAQPSGPSQPHVCSFCGKEFPRSSDLVKHRRTHTGEKPYKCAECGKGFGDSSARIKHQRGHLVLRPFGTGDGQSRPLKEEPPTGLE; from the coding sequence GTATAGGGAGTGAGAATGTGGAGATTTCTCAGCCGGATGAGTTTGAACATACCCCACAGGAGGATGACTTGGGGTTCAAGGAAGAGGAAGATTTGGCCCCAGGTCATGAAGTAGGAAATGCCTCTCTCAAACCTGAAGGCATCCAGACCTGGGATGACTTGTGGGTCCAGAGAGAGGTACCAGGAAAACCTCAGGCTCGGGACGGAGGTCCCCGGCTCCTGGGAGAGCCACGTTGGGGCCAGGCTAGTGATCGGGCTGCCGTGTGTGGTGAGTGTGGCAAGAGCTTTCGGCAGATGTCAGATCTGGTGAAACACCAGCGGACCCATACTGGGGAGAAACCCTACAAGTGTGCGGTGTGTGGCAAGGGCTTTGGGGATAGCTCTGCCCGTATCAAACACCAGCGAACTCATAGTGGTGAAAAACCCTACAGAGCCCGGCCACCAGCCCAAGGCCCCCCAAAGATTCCTCGATCCAGGATCCCGGCTGGTGAGCGCCCCACTATTTGCGGTGAATGTGGCAAGAGCTTCCGGCAGAGTTCTGACCTGGTGAAACACCAGCGAACACACACGGGTGAGAAGCCCTACAAGTGTGGCATCTGTGGGAAGGGCTTTGGTGACAGTTCTGCTCGCATAAAGCACCAGCGGACACACCGAGGGGAGCAGCCTCCCCGGCCCGTGGTGCCCAGACAGCAGCCTTCTCGAGCAGCCACAGCAGCCACACAGGGGCCCAAGGCCCAGGACAAGCCATATATCTGCACCGATTGTGGTAAAAGGTTTGTGCTCAGCTGCAGCCTTCTGAGCCACCAGCGCAGTCACTTGGGGCCCAAACCTTTTGGCTGTGATGTGTGTGGAAAGGAGTTTGCCCGGGGCTCAGACCTGGTGAAGCACCTGCGGGTGCATACAGGAGAGAAGCCCTATCTATGCCCTGAGTGTGGCAAGGGCTTTGCTGACAGCTCTGCCCGGGTCAAACACCTCCGCACCCATAGTGGGGAGAGGCCTCACGCCTGCCCTGAATGTGACCGCACCTTCAGCCTCAGCTCCACCCTTCTCCGCCACCGCCTCACTCATATGGAGCCCCAGGACTTCAGCTTCCCAGGCTATCCCTTGGCTCCCCTGatccccagcccaccccccagctcaagcccacccccacctcctcttgGCACGAGCCCCCCTCTGACACCTCGAAGCCCTTCACACTCAGGTGATGGGCCTTTTGGCCTGCCTGGCTTGGAACCAGAGCCTGGGGGCCCACAGGCTGGggagcctcccccacccctggaaggTGACAAGCCACACAAGTGCCCTGAGTGTGGCAAGGGCTTCCGCCGAAGCTCGGACCTGGTGAAACACCATCGTGTGCACACAGGGGAGAAGCCCTACCTCTGCCCTGAATGCGGCAAGGGTTTTGCTGACAGCTCGGCCCGAGTCAAGCACCTCCGCACCCACCGAGGTGAACGGGCTcggccaccaccaccatccactCTCCTGAGGCCACATAACCCCCCTGGCCCAGCATCCACAGCCCCTCGACCCCGAGTCCGAGCCCAGCCCTCTGGACCCAGTCAGCCCCATGTGTGTAGCTTCTGTGGGAAGGAATTTCCCCGGAGTTCAGATCTGGTCAAACATAGGCGAACACATACTGGGGAGAAGCCATATAAGTGTGCAGAGTGTGGCAAAGGTTTTGGTGACAGTTCGGCCCGCATCAAGCACCAGCGTGGGCACTTGGTCCTGAGGCCCTTCGGGACAGGGGATGGTCAGTCAAGGCCCCTTAAGGAGGAGCCACCAACAGGACTGGAGTAA